A region from the Oceanidesulfovibrio marinus genome encodes:
- a CDS encoding adenylate kinase — protein MNILIFGPNGSGKGTQGNLVKDKFNLAHIESGGIFREHIGGGTELGKKAKAFIDKGELVPDDITIPMVLETLETTGKDGWLLDGFPRNMVQAQKLWDALQEKGMKLDYVIEILLPREVAKNRIMGRRLCENNPNHPNNIFIDAIKPDGDNCRVCGGALKTRADDQDEEAINKRHDIYYNTEDGTLAAAYFYKDLAAKGETKYVELDGERTIDEIKETLLSKVQ, from the coding sequence GTGAATATCCTGATTTTCGGACCCAACGGCAGCGGTAAGGGCACCCAGGGCAACCTGGTGAAGGACAAGTTCAATCTCGCTCACATCGAGTCCGGCGGTATCTTCCGCGAGCACATCGGCGGCGGCACCGAGCTCGGCAAGAAGGCCAAGGCTTTCATCGATAAGGGCGAGCTCGTTCCTGACGATATCACCATCCCCATGGTCCTTGAGACCCTGGAGACCACCGGCAAGGACGGCTGGCTGCTGGACGGCTTCCCCCGCAACATGGTGCAGGCTCAGAAGCTGTGGGATGCGCTGCAGGAAAAGGGCATGAAGCTCGATTACGTCATCGAGATCCTGCTGCCCCGCGAAGTCGCCAAGAACCGCATCATGGGTCGCCGCCTCTGCGAGAACAATCCGAACCACCCGAACAACATCTTCATCGACGCCATCAAGCCCGACGGCGACAATTGCCGCGTGTGCGGCGGCGCTCTGAAGACCCGCGCCGACGATCAGGACGAAGAAGCCATCAACAAGCGCCACGATATCTACTACAACACCGAGGACGGCACCCTGGCCGCCGCGTACTTCTACAAGGATCTGGCCGCCAAAGGCGAGACCAAGTACGTTGAGCTGGATGGCGAGCGCACCATCGACGAAATCAAGGAAACCCTGCTTTCCAAAGTTCAGTAG
- a CDS encoding DUF4198 domain-containing protein, with the protein MFARTSCILAFILLTLLFAVPASAHEFILVPQQWHAYKAEQKLPFRIVSSHVFMKSAELENPDLVAASYLGKDVPLTGNDVFGTFDGAVTLEGGAAAVLRGHRKGEVWSLTTKGMKRGGRGELDNVVEARMYEKFSKTLLPVEGKTDGWDKPVGDALEIMPLDNPLTLKPGDSFRVQILFDGKPVSPDAVTATYDGFSDAENSYAYYTEPYGEGEAVIKVSAPGFWMVRVQYAVAVEGKDYEKHIMRSTLAFPVADR; encoded by the coding sequence ATGTTCGCACGCACGTCTTGCATTCTTGCTTTTATCCTGCTCACACTCCTGTTCGCTGTGCCGGCTTCCGCCCACGAGTTCATTCTCGTGCCCCAGCAGTGGCATGCCTACAAGGCCGAGCAGAAGCTGCCGTTCCGCATTGTTTCCTCCCATGTCTTCATGAAGAGCGCCGAGCTGGAGAACCCGGACCTCGTGGCGGCCAGCTATCTTGGCAAGGACGTGCCGCTTACCGGTAACGACGTGTTCGGAACATTTGACGGCGCCGTGACTCTGGAAGGCGGCGCTGCGGCCGTTCTGCGCGGCCATCGCAAGGGCGAGGTCTGGTCGCTGACTACCAAGGGCATGAAGCGCGGCGGCCGCGGCGAGCTGGACAACGTGGTGGAGGCGCGGATGTACGAGAAGTTCAGCAAGACGCTGCTGCCCGTGGAGGGCAAGACTGACGGCTGGGACAAGCCCGTGGGCGACGCGTTGGAGATCATGCCTCTGGACAATCCACTGACCCTCAAGCCCGGCGATTCCTTCCGCGTGCAGATTCTGTTTGACGGCAAGCCGGTTTCGCCGGACGCCGTGACCGCCACCTACGACGGCTTTTCCGATGCCGAGAACTCCTACGCCTACTACACGGAGCCGTATGGTGAGGGCGAGGCTGTGATCAAGGTCAGCGCGCCCGGCTTCTGGATGGTGCGTGTGCAGTACGCCGTCGCGGTGGAGGGCAAGGATTACGAGAAACACATCATGCGCTCCACGCTCGCCTTCCCGGTGGCGGATCGCTAG
- a CDS encoding TrkH family potassium uptake protein: MRIPYILSVIGALVCCLGLAMLFPLGFAIYYGDSSVVPLIISIGITLGLGAFAMLALRNDSAPVLSHREGIAIVALGWLAAGLFGALPFIVAGEMTPTDAVFESISGFTTTGASTLTDIESVPKGLLMWRSLTHWLGGMGIIVLSLAILPFLGVGGMQLYKAEVPGPTPDKLKPRIKDTAVMLWRVYVMLSVAQAVLLMFGGMNLFDSICHTFGTLATGGFSTRNTSIAAYDSAYIDWVIILFMFLAGMNFSLHFRLLRGDVMSLLRDSEFRFYAVVILLFTVIITFCVWDNNYESVWTSLRMAAFQVVSICTTTGYATADYEVWLPLAQVLLFFLMFLGGSAGSTGGGMKCMRVLVLLKQGYHELLQLVHPRAVKRVKLGGRLVPPDVLSGVVGFFILYLLLYVLSAFVMAALGMDVLTSFASVAACIGNIGPGLGTVGPAENYAHIPMMGKWVLAFDMLLGRLEIYTVIILFVPEFWRK; the protein is encoded by the coding sequence ATGCGGATTCCCTACATTCTCAGCGTCATAGGCGCACTTGTATGCTGTCTTGGGCTGGCCATGCTCTTCCCCCTGGGCTTCGCCATCTACTATGGCGATTCCTCGGTGGTGCCGCTTATCATCTCCATCGGCATCACTCTGGGCCTGGGCGCGTTCGCCATGCTGGCCCTGCGCAACGACTCCGCGCCGGTGCTGAGCCATCGCGAGGGCATCGCCATTGTGGCGCTGGGCTGGCTCGCCGCCGGGCTGTTCGGTGCGCTGCCGTTTATCGTGGCCGGGGAGATGACGCCCACCGACGCGGTGTTCGAGTCCATCTCCGGCTTCACCACCACGGGCGCATCCACCCTGACGGACATCGAGAGCGTGCCCAAGGGTCTGCTGATGTGGCGCAGCCTGACGCACTGGCTGGGCGGCATGGGCATCATCGTGCTCTCCCTGGCCATCTTGCCGTTCCTGGGCGTGGGGGGCATGCAGCTCTACAAGGCCGAAGTGCCCGGCCCCACGCCGGACAAGCTCAAACCGCGCATCAAGGACACGGCCGTGATGCTGTGGCGGGTCTACGTGATGCTCAGCGTGGCCCAGGCCGTGTTGCTGATGTTCGGCGGCATGAACCTCTTCGACTCCATCTGCCACACCTTCGGCACCCTGGCCACGGGCGGCTTCTCCACGCGTAACACTTCCATCGCGGCGTACGACTCCGCCTACATCGACTGGGTCATCATTCTCTTCATGTTCCTGGCGGGCATGAACTTCTCGCTGCACTTCCGGCTGTTGCGCGGCGATGTCATGTCCCTTTTGCGCGACTCCGAGTTCCGCTTCTACGCCGTCGTCATCCTGCTGTTCACCGTCATCATTACTTTCTGCGTCTGGGACAACAACTACGAGTCCGTCTGGACATCGCTACGCATGGCCGCCTTCCAGGTGGTCTCCATCTGCACCACAACGGGCTATGCCACGGCGGATTACGAGGTCTGGCTGCCCCTGGCCCAGGTGCTCCTGTTCTTCCTCATGTTCCTGGGCGGGTCGGCAGGTTCCACAGGCGGCGGCATGAAGTGCATGCGCGTGCTGGTGCTGCTCAAGCAGGGCTATCACGAGCTGCTGCAGTTGGTGCATCCGCGGGCCGTGAAACGCGTCAAGCTGGGCGGCAGGCTCGTGCCGCCGGATGTGCTCTCCGGCGTGGTGGGATTCTTCATCCTCTACCTGCTCCTGTATGTGCTCTCGGCCTTTGTGATGGCCGCCCTGGGCATGGACGTGCTCACGTCCTTCGCCTCGGTGGCGGCGTGTATCGGCAACATCGGTCCGGGCCTGGGCACGGTGGGGCCGGCCGAGAACTACGCGCACATCCCCATGATGGGCAAGTGGGTGCTCGCCTTCGACATGCTGCTGGGCCGGCTGGAAATCTACACGGTCATCATCCTCTTTGTGCCTGAGTTCTGGCGCAAGTAA
- the trkA gene encoding Trk system potassium transporter TrkA: protein MRSFWRREPSKATQSTIVIAGAGEVGFHIAKRLASENKQVVVVDQNPAALRRLADTLDVQTIEGSASSPKILDVAGVEDADIFLAVTDSDEINIIACFFANILNPDAVKLARIRNDEYSLYRDALTGETLNISMLINPEVEIIKTIERMVTVPGALEYSEFVGGKVKLIGLRLKEPRYAGLSLIKLREEMGDVSLIIGAILRNERLIIPTGRDTVEQGDLLYVVTEDRDIPEICRAFGCEHLAIRDVLIIGGGNIGLKLATLFERKGYHVKLVDKDEDRCQWLAGVLNKTIVLKGDGTDQDFLLEENVAAMDLVVSLTGDEETNILSSLLSKNMGAKKTITRVNKTAYLPLVRAIGIEHSVSPRLSAVNSILHYVRKGSVLSTVSIKGEEAEALEAIALEKSGVVNKPLKEIDFPKGAIVLCLVRGDRVIVPTGDTVILPEDRIIILALRHAVSKVEDALAVKLEYV from the coding sequence ATGCGATCATTCTGGCGACGCGAGCCTTCCAAGGCAACCCAAAGCACCATTGTCATCGCCGGCGCAGGCGAGGTCGGTTTCCACATTGCCAAACGCCTGGCCAGCGAGAACAAGCAGGTCGTGGTGGTGGACCAGAACCCGGCAGCGCTCCGGCGTCTGGCTGATACCCTCGATGTCCAGACCATCGAAGGCTCCGCCTCCTCGCCCAAGATACTGGACGTGGCGGGTGTGGAAGACGCCGACATCTTCCTGGCCGTGACGGACAGCGACGAGATCAACATCATCGCCTGCTTCTTTGCCAACATCCTCAATCCGGATGCGGTGAAGCTGGCGCGAATCCGCAACGACGAGTACTCGCTCTACCGCGATGCCCTGACCGGCGAGACGCTCAACATCTCCATGCTCATCAACCCGGAGGTTGAGATCATCAAGACCATCGAGCGCATGGTCACCGTGCCGGGAGCCCTGGAGTACAGCGAGTTCGTGGGCGGCAAGGTCAAGCTCATCGGTCTGCGGCTCAAGGAGCCGCGCTATGCCGGCCTCTCGCTCATAAAGCTGCGCGAGGAGATGGGCGACGTCAGCCTGATCATCGGCGCGATTCTCCGTAACGAACGACTCATCATCCCCACCGGCCGCGATACTGTCGAGCAGGGCGATCTGCTGTATGTGGTCACCGAGGACCGCGATATCCCCGAAATATGCCGGGCCTTCGGCTGCGAGCACCTGGCCATCCGCGACGTGCTGATCATCGGCGGTGGCAACATCGGCTTGAAGCTGGCCACGCTCTTCGAGCGCAAGGGCTACCACGTCAAGCTGGTGGACAAGGATGAGGACCGCTGCCAGTGGCTGGCCGGCGTGCTGAACAAGACCATCGTGCTCAAGGGCGACGGTACGGACCAGGATTTTCTGCTCGAAGAGAACGTGGCCGCCATGGACCTGGTGGTCTCGCTCACCGGTGACGAGGAGACCAATATCCTCTCTTCGCTGCTGTCCAAGAACATGGGCGCCAAGAAGACCATCACCCGCGTGAACAAGACAGCCTACCTGCCGCTTGTGCGCGCCATCGGCATCGAGCACAGCGTGAGCCCGCGCCTCTCCGCGGTGAACTCCATCCTTCATTACGTGCGCAAGGGCTCGGTGCTCTCCACGGTGTCCATCAAGGGGGAGGAGGCCGAGGCGCTGGAGGCCATCGCCCTGGAGAAGTCCGGCGTAGTCAACAAGCCGCTCAAGGAGATCGACTTCCCCAAGGGCGCCATCGTGCTGTGCCTGGTGCGCGGCGACCGCGTGATTGTCCCCACGGGCGATACGGTTATCCTTCCCGAAGACCGCATCATCATCCTGGCATTGCGTCACGCTGTGTCCAAAGTGGAAGACGCGCTGGCCGTGAAGCTGGAGTACGTGTAG
- the rpsT gene encoding 30S ribosomal protein S20 — translation MANHKSALKRHRQSLKRRDRNRAVKTRVRNLIKRVRTAVEQNDREAAQQALVDATSALDKAATKKVYHWRGAARRISRLHQAVNKIGEAS, via the coding sequence ATGGCCAACCACAAGTCCGCTTTGAAGCGTCACCGTCAGAGCCTCAAGCGCCGCGACCGCAACCGCGCCGTGAAGACCCGTGTGCGCAATCTTATCAAGCGCGTACGCACCGCCGTGGAGCAGAACGATCGCGAAGCCGCCCAGCAGGCCCTCGTGGATGCCACTTCCGCCCTGGACAAGGCAGCCACCAAGAAGGTCTACCACTGGCGTGGCGCGGCCCGCCGCATCTCCCGGCTGCACCAGGCCGTGAACAAGATCGGCGAGGCTTCCTAG
- the glyS gene encoding glycine--tRNA ligase subunit beta, which translates to MSRLVFEIGFEEMPARFLSSLVHEGKEIMKAKLTEIGLGFGTVHADATPRRLAIRVEDLDAVQEEREELVTGPPAAVAFKDGEPTKAAIGFARGQGMSVEDLTTVTTDKGEYLALTKRTGGVAAMELLPPVLEACITGLTFPKKMHWGSGEFTFGRPLRWLLALLDEDVVPLSIAGLESGRKTWGHRVHGPGPFELKGAFDYEKLIHEKCRVTLSASMRRELIMEHGEAAALAVGGQVVWNHSLLEEVGGLAEMPVPIVGDFDPSFLELPKEVLLTSMESHQKSFGVQNSDGELLPHFLATLNLNPTNEELVKKGWERVLKARLEDARFFWKTDLAAEQSDWLDKLEHVVFLGPLGSMGDKSRRIEALCGWLAEHLEPSQENDARRAGRICKTDLVSEMVGEFAELQGVMGAIYADKQGENAIVSTAVGEQYLPAGPDSPLPEATCGAILSMADKADTLMGCFGLGRIPTGANDPFALRRGVLGICRILVDRDWRVDLRDFLTQALDGYGDITWKLPREEALDKALEFFREREKNWFASQDFPTLMVEAALQAGYTDVPGARARLAALKEFSSEPGFENAVLTFKRAANIIRKQAESMELSGKFDPDKLEEEAEKNLAMTLGRMSPKFDVMWEKEDYQGLMALMLEIRPAVDAFFDNVMVMCEDEALKRNRLELLQALVSRLGRIADFNALQM; encoded by the coding sequence ATGTCTCGTCTGGTATTTGAAATCGGTTTCGAGGAGATGCCCGCGCGGTTCCTCTCGTCCCTCGTGCACGAGGGCAAGGAGATCATGAAGGCCAAGCTGACCGAGATCGGTCTGGGCTTTGGAACCGTGCATGCCGACGCAACGCCGCGGCGTCTTGCCATCCGCGTGGAGGATCTGGACGCGGTGCAGGAGGAGCGCGAGGAGCTGGTGACCGGTCCGCCTGCGGCCGTTGCCTTCAAGGACGGCGAGCCCACCAAGGCGGCCATTGGCTTTGCCAGGGGGCAGGGCATGTCGGTCGAGGATCTGACCACCGTGACCACGGACAAGGGCGAGTACCTGGCCCTGACCAAGCGCACCGGAGGTGTGGCTGCCATGGAGCTTTTGCCCCCGGTGCTGGAGGCGTGCATCACGGGCCTCACCTTCCCCAAGAAGATGCACTGGGGCTCCGGCGAGTTTACTTTCGGCCGGCCTCTGCGCTGGCTGCTGGCGCTGCTCGACGAGGACGTGGTGCCGCTGAGCATCGCCGGGCTCGAGTCCGGCCGCAAGACCTGGGGCCACCGTGTGCACGGTCCCGGACCGTTTGAGCTCAAGGGCGCCTTTGACTACGAGAAGCTGATCCACGAGAAGTGCCGGGTCACGCTGTCCGCCTCCATGCGGCGCGAGCTGATCATGGAGCACGGCGAGGCCGCGGCCCTGGCCGTGGGCGGTCAGGTGGTCTGGAACCACAGCCTGCTCGAAGAGGTGGGCGGTCTTGCTGAGATGCCCGTACCCATTGTCGGCGATTTTGATCCTTCCTTCCTGGAGCTGCCCAAGGAGGTTCTGCTGACCTCCATGGAGAGCCACCAGAAGAGCTTCGGCGTCCAGAACAGCGACGGCGAGCTGCTGCCCCATTTCCTGGCCACGCTCAATCTGAACCCCACCAACGAAGAGCTGGTGAAAAAGGGTTGGGAGCGCGTGCTCAAGGCCCGGCTGGAGGACGCCCGCTTCTTCTGGAAGACCGACCTCGCCGCCGAGCAGTCGGACTGGCTGGACAAGCTGGAGCACGTTGTGTTCCTTGGCCCGCTGGGCTCCATGGGCGACAAGAGCCGGCGCATCGAGGCGCTGTGCGGCTGGCTGGCCGAGCATCTGGAACCGTCCCAGGAAAATGACGCCCGCCGCGCCGGGCGCATCTGCAAGACGGACCTTGTCTCCGAGATGGTGGGCGAGTTCGCGGAGCTGCAGGGCGTGATGGGCGCGATCTACGCGGACAAGCAGGGTGAGAATGCCATTGTCTCCACGGCCGTGGGCGAGCAGTACCTGCCGGCCGGCCCGGACTCCCCGCTGCCCGAAGCCACCTGCGGCGCTATCCTCTCCATGGCCGACAAGGCCGATACGTTAATGGGCTGCTTCGGCCTGGGCAGGATTCCCACCGGCGCCAACGATCCCTTTGCGCTGCGCCGCGGCGTCCTGGGCATCTGCCGCATCCTGGTGGACCGCGACTGGCGCGTGGACCTGCGCGACTTCCTGACGCAGGCTCTGGACGGTTACGGCGATATCACGTGGAAGCTGCCGCGCGAGGAAGCGCTGGACAAGGCGCTGGAGTTCTTCCGCGAGCGCGAGAAGAACTGGTTCGCCTCGCAGGACTTCCCCACGCTCATGGTTGAGGCCGCGCTGCAGGCCGGCTACACCGATGTGCCCGGGGCCCGTGCGCGTCTGGCTGCGCTCAAGGAGTTCAGCAGCGAGCCCGGCTTCGAGAACGCGGTGCTCACCTTCAAGCGCGCGGCGAACATCATCCGCAAGCAGGCCGAGAGCATGGAGCTGAGCGGGAAGTTTGACCCGGACAAGCTGGAGGAAGAGGCCGAGAAGAACCTGGCCATGACCCTGGGCCGGATGTCTCCCAAATTCGATGTGATGTGGGAAAAGGAAGACTATCAGGGGCTTATGGCGCTGATGCTGGAGATCCGCCCGGCCGTGGACGCCTTTTTCGACAACGTCATGGTTATGTGCGAGGATGAAGCCTTGAAGCGGAACCGTCTGGAGTTGCTCCAGGCGCTGGTGAGCCGGCTGGGCCGGATCGCCGACTTCAATGCCTTGCAGATGTGA
- the glyQ gene encoding glycine--tRNA ligase subunit alpha has translation MHFQDVILTLQNFWAKKGCIIQQPVDVEVGAGTFNPATFLRVIGPEPWSVAYVEPSRRPTDGRYGENPNRLQHYYQFQVILKPSPVDVQELYLESLQALGVNPAEHDIRFVEDDWESPTLGAWGLGWEVWLNGMEVTQFTYFQQVGGIDLHPVSVELTYGLERLCMYLQGKESVYDLSWNDRLTYGQVHQRGEIEHSTYNFEISDKDMLLSLFDMYEKEANRCIEAGMALPAYDYTMKSSHAFNLLQARGAISITERMGYILRVRELASAVARLWAQQREDLGYPMLEQKEVA, from the coding sequence ATGCACTTTCAAGACGTCATTCTGACGCTCCAGAACTTCTGGGCGAAGAAGGGCTGCATCATCCAGCAGCCCGTGGACGTGGAAGTTGGCGCGGGCACGTTCAACCCGGCCACCTTCCTGCGCGTCATCGGCCCGGAACCCTGGAGTGTGGCATATGTGGAACCCTCGCGGCGGCCGACCGACGGCCGCTACGGCGAGAACCCCAACCGGCTGCAGCATTACTACCAGTTCCAGGTCATCCTGAAACCATCGCCCGTGGATGTGCAGGAGCTGTATCTGGAAAGCCTGCAGGCGCTGGGCGTGAACCCGGCCGAGCACGACATCCGCTTTGTGGAGGACGACTGGGAATCCCCCACCCTGGGTGCCTGGGGCCTGGGCTGGGAGGTCTGGCTCAACGGCATGGAGGTCACGCAGTTCACATACTTCCAGCAGGTGGGCGGCATCGACCTGCATCCGGTGAGCGTGGAGCTGACCTACGGCCTGGAGCGTCTCTGCATGTATCTGCAGGGCAAGGAATCGGTGTACGACCTTTCCTGGAACGATCGCCTGACCTACGGCCAGGTGCACCAGCGCGGCGAGATCGAGCACTCCACGTACAACTTCGAGATCTCGGACAAGGACATGCTGCTCAGCCTGTTCGACATGTACGAGAAAGAGGCCAACCGCTGCATCGAGGCTGGAATGGCCCTGCCTGCGTATGACTACACCATGAAGTCGTCCCACGCCTTCAACCTTCTCCAGGCGCGCGGCGCCATCTCCATTACGGAGCGCATGGGCTACATCCTGCGTGTGCGCGAGCTCGCTTCCGCCGTGGCGCGGCTGTGGGCTCAACAGCGCGAGGACCTGGGCTACCCCATGCTCGAGCAGAAGGAGGTGGCCTGA
- the recO gene encoding DNA repair protein RecO translates to MEFTEKALVLKVGAFREADLWVRFLSPSRGMLTAFAFGGSKSKRRFCGCLDALCEVHFRVRSTGRGEYLCLEEGSLLNAPRRLRSDWQRLGLAMRCIKFLEAVCPGSQGAPEAYSLACDLLRALEEEPEPDTLFAHLFRARASREQGFGADFERCAACGAPLVQDMDQGGTTHFLFVEEGRVLCRACAGRKFAAGRPLPLSPESAYVLGPVVDAGPSAWLQLEISPRARRECAAAVDALVRYHLGLSWENTRYKHV, encoded by the coding sequence ATGGAGTTCACGGAAAAGGCTCTCGTGCTCAAGGTCGGCGCGTTTCGGGAGGCCGATCTGTGGGTGCGCTTTCTTTCCCCCAGCCGTGGCATGCTCACGGCCTTTGCATTTGGGGGCTCCAAGTCCAAACGACGTTTCTGCGGCTGCCTGGACGCGCTCTGCGAAGTCCATTTCCGGGTCCGCTCCACCGGCAGGGGCGAGTATCTCTGCCTGGAGGAAGGCTCACTGCTGAACGCGCCGCGACGGTTGCGTTCCGACTGGCAGCGTCTTGGCCTGGCCATGCGCTGCATCAAGTTTCTGGAGGCCGTCTGTCCGGGATCGCAAGGCGCTCCCGAGGCGTACTCCCTGGCGTGCGACCTGTTGCGTGCGCTGGAGGAAGAGCCGGAGCCGGATACGCTGTTCGCCCACCTGTTCCGCGCCAGGGCGTCGCGGGAGCAGGGCTTTGGGGCGGATTTCGAACGCTGCGCCGCATGCGGCGCGCCGCTTGTCCAGGATATGGACCAGGGCGGCACGACGCATTTTTTATTTGTAGAGGAGGGCAGGGTGCTGTGCCGCGCCTGCGCCGGGCGTAAATTCGCTGCCGGCAGGCCCTTGCCACTATCCCCTGAGAGCGCGTATGTCCTGGGTCCGGTCGTGGACGCCGGACCGAGCGCCTGGCTCCAGCTGGAGATCTCCCCGCGTGCACGTCGCGAATGCGCTGCGGCCGTGGACGCCCTGGTGCGCTACCATCTGGGCCTATCCTGGGAAAATACACGATACAAGCACGTCTAG
- a CDS encoding helix-turn-helix domain-containing protein, whose translation MSLKEIGNKLREERQRQGLSLEAMQQRSKIAPNILESIEEGRLETLPHPVYVKGFLKTYAKVLGLNPEDPELGLESAMEGVEPPRSKVRRHKPLTEVTPYPMQREQRRSNKAIILLVLLLLAAGGGYFIWRSLESAVPPEADNATSASNATEAPAAEQAAPAAGAALPAPKTAQQAPQLPAGINATSGTTTDEAAIDESVDAIVNATQPGEEVASEVADIARNIESSQEDEADNATAAAEDESADTAASQEANATAGSADAKKNAMYQQALRSEPVVVHAPADGGGQSVQIMAMEPCWIGFTIDQDAPKDFYLYAGQRASLRFDKTLLLRLGNAGGVRFLYNDEPFPTSYRSGEVKELRFPPTPE comes from the coding sequence ATGTCTCTAAAGGAAATTGGGAACAAGCTGCGTGAAGAACGCCAACGGCAGGGCCTCTCGCTGGAGGCCATGCAGCAGCGTAGCAAGATAGCGCCGAACATTCTCGAATCCATCGAGGAAGGTCGTCTGGAAACCTTGCCTCATCCTGTATACGTCAAAGGCTTTCTCAAGACGTACGCCAAGGTGCTCGGCTTGAATCCCGAGGACCCGGAGCTGGGCCTGGAGAGCGCCATGGAAGGGGTGGAGCCGCCGCGAAGCAAGGTCCGACGGCACAAGCCGCTGACCGAGGTGACTCCATACCCCATGCAGCGCGAGCAACGCCGCAGCAACAAGGCCATTATCCTGCTCGTGCTGCTCCTGCTGGCAGCAGGCGGCGGGTACTTCATCTGGCGGTCGCTGGAAAGCGCTGTGCCGCCCGAGGCGGATAACGCCACCAGTGCATCCAACGCGACGGAGGCCCCGGCCGCTGAGCAGGCCGCTCCTGCCGCCGGCGCGGCTCTGCCCGCCCCGAAGACGGCGCAGCAGGCGCCGCAGCTTCCGGCAGGCATCAACGCCACGTCTGGAACAACCACCGACGAGGCCGCAATCGACGAGAGTGTTGACGCCATCGTAAACGCAACGCAGCCCGGTGAAGAGGTGGCGAGCGAGGTTGCGGACATCGCGCGGAATATCGAGTCCTCCCAGGAGGACGAAGCCGACAACGCCACGGCCGCGGCAGAAGACGAAAGCGCCGACACGGCTGCATCCCAGGAAGCCAACGCCACGGCCGGATCAGCCGATGCGAAGAAGAACGCCATGTACCAGCAGGCACTCAGGTCGGAGCCTGTGGTGGTACACGCGCCTGCCGACGGCGGCGGCCAGTCCGTGCAAATCATGGCCATGGAGCCGTGCTGGATCGGCTTCACCATCGATCAGGACGCGCCCAAGGACTTTTACCTGTACGCCGGCCAGCGCGCCTCGTTGCGTTTTGACAAGACGCTGCTCCTGCGTCTGGGCAACGCCGGCGGCGTCCGGTTCCTCTACAATGACGAACCGTTTCCAACGTCGTACCGCTCGGGCGAGGTGAAAGAGCTGCGATTCCCCCCGACCCCCGAGTAG
- a CDS encoding SurA N-terminal domain-containing protein produces the protein MREILISAIVTALVFIAAAPDHVQAAQIVDGIAAVVNGEVITIGDLDAQIDERLKQTGIPEGYTEEQVHEQGRRLMLESMINDILIQQEAERLGLEVSQADLENAIRKIREGNGLTVEQFRSQIALKNMTREEYAESVRKQLLKQRLIGYMVQHRVVVTDKELAEYASMMKQHSMPMGMGPMDMMMEAPAPDASAASEPSSMVELSIIIVGTQDEAEDLHNAVSSGKLSFADAAKQHSQGPGASEGGSLGTIALSELGAPIQQAVSKTSPGKVSDVFGLADQYAFIQLKSKQGPAQAAPQKEPEPEPEDNETATASAGPSPESVLSSLSQDEIDQLRNRLMQQKLEERFSDYMKQLRDKAVIRVNL, from the coding sequence GTGAGAGAGATTCTCATTTCCGCTATCGTTACGGCGCTTGTGTTTATTGCGGCGGCGCCGGATCACGTCCAGGCCGCCCAGATTGTTGACGGTATCGCCGCCGTCGTTAATGGCGAGGTCATCACCATAGGCGATCTGGACGCTCAGATAGATGAGCGTTTGAAACAAACAGGAATACCCGAAGGCTACACGGAGGAGCAGGTCCACGAGCAGGGACGTCGGCTCATGCTGGAGTCTATGATCAACGACATCCTCATCCAGCAGGAGGCGGAACGGCTGGGCCTGGAGGTTTCCCAGGCGGACCTGGAAAACGCCATCCGCAAGATCCGCGAGGGAAACGGCCTTACGGTGGAGCAGTTCCGCAGCCAGATTGCTCTTAAGAACATGACTCGCGAGGAGTACGCGGAAAGCGTTCGCAAGCAGCTCCTCAAGCAGCGTTTGATCGGCTACATGGTGCAGCACCGCGTGGTGGTGACGGACAAGGAGCTGGCCGAGTACGCCAGTATGATGAAGCAGCACTCCATGCCCATGGGCATGGGGCCGATGGATATGATGATGGAGGCGCCGGCCCCGGATGCGTCGGCTGCCAGCGAGCCGTCCTCCATGGTCGAGCTTTCCATCATTATCGTGGGCACGCAGGACGAGGCCGAAGATCTGCACAACGCGGTAAGCTCCGGCAAGCTGAGCTTTGCCGATGCGGCCAAGCAGCACTCCCAGGGGCCGGGCGCTTCCGAGGGCGGCTCCCTCGGCACAATCGCTCTTTCGGAGCTCGGCGCTCCCATCCAGCAGGCCGTGTCCAAGACATCGCCTGGAAAGGTGTCCGATGTGTTCGGGCTGGCCGACCAGTACGCCTTCATTCAACTGAAGAGCAAGCAGGGCCCGGCGCAGGCCGCACCCCAGAAGGAGCCCGAGCCTGAGCCCGAGGACAATGAGACCGCCACGGCGAGTGCGGGGCCGTCGCCCGAGTCCGTTCTTTCCTCGCTTTCCCAGGACGAGATCGACCAGCTTCGCAACCGCCTGATGCAGCAAAAGCTTGAGGAGCGCTTCAGCGATTACATGAAGCAGCTCCGCGACAAGGCCGTCATCCGCGTCAACCTTTAA